The Skermanella pratensis genome has a window encoding:
- a CDS encoding amino acid ABC transporter permease, with amino-acid sequence MDIVDTFFNWSVLQSSLPLLLLGLGTTLSLGVTSILIGLVTGLFMALLRMYGPKPLAVLAVAYIDLFRAIPILVLLVLIYYALPFVGLRLSPFAAATSALSLVSCAYAAEIFRAGIQAVPRGQFEASQALGLKFWGMMWYVVLPQAFRLVIPPITNNCINVMKDTALASVVAMPDLLKQATQAQALAANPTPLIGAAIIYLLLLLPLVRIVGTLEKRFAIGRSR; translated from the coding sequence ATGGACATCGTCGATACATTCTTTAACTGGAGCGTGCTGCAAAGCTCGCTCCCCCTCCTGCTGCTCGGGCTGGGCACCACGCTCAGCCTGGGCGTCACCAGCATCCTGATCGGCCTGGTCACGGGCCTGTTCATGGCCCTGCTCCGGATGTACGGGCCGAAGCCGCTGGCGGTGCTTGCGGTCGCCTATATCGACCTGTTCCGCGCGATCCCGATCCTCGTCCTGCTGGTGTTGATCTACTACGCCCTGCCTTTCGTCGGGCTGCGCCTGTCGCCTTTCGCAGCGGCCACCTCGGCGTTGTCGCTGGTCAGCTGCGCCTACGCGGCGGAAATCTTCCGCGCCGGCATCCAGGCGGTTCCGCGCGGACAGTTCGAGGCGAGCCAGGCGCTCGGGCTGAAATTCTGGGGCATGATGTGGTACGTGGTGCTGCCCCAGGCGTTCCGCCTGGTCATTCCGCCGATCACCAACAACTGCATCAACGTAATGAAGGACACGGCGCTGGCCTCGGTCGTCGCCATGCCGGACCTGCTGAAACAGGCGACCCAGGCGCAGGCCCTGGCGGCGAACCCCACGCCTCTGATCGGCGCCGCCATCATCTATCTCCTGCTGCTGCTCCCGCTGGTGCGGATCGTCGGCACGCTGGAGAAGCGCTTCGCGATCGGGCGAAGCCGGTGA
- a CDS encoding polysaccharide deacetylase family protein has protein sequence MTGASGDAAGRKQPACHGRYEYSPIRGRKAYDWPGGRRLAVYVGINLEHFAFGQGLGAELTPGGPQPDVLNYAWRDYGNRVGAWRMLDLFDRLLWPASILVNGSLYGHCPELVAAFRKRGDEIVGHGWTNAERQGILDEAAEATLIADSTAVIARHEGRAPAGWLGPWISESHVTPDLLAEQGYRYVLDWCMDDQPVWMSTRAGRLLAVPYPQELNDIPAIVGRRMGAPEFADMIVDQFDEMLEQSEQEPLVMGIALHAYLVGQPHRLRHLRRALSHIEAHRHRIWLTTAGAIAEHCRGLPEGVVP, from the coding sequence TTGACCGGCGCTTCGGGAGATGCCGCCGGCCGCAAGCAGCCGGCGTGCCATGGCCGCTACGAGTACTCCCCGATCCGGGGCCGCAAAGCCTATGACTGGCCGGGAGGGCGGCGCCTGGCGGTCTATGTCGGGATCAACCTGGAGCATTTCGCGTTCGGCCAGGGTTTGGGCGCGGAGCTGACTCCCGGCGGTCCGCAACCCGATGTGCTGAACTATGCCTGGCGGGACTACGGCAACCGGGTGGGGGCGTGGCGGATGCTCGATCTGTTCGACCGGCTGCTTTGGCCGGCCTCGATCCTGGTCAACGGCTCGCTTTACGGCCACTGCCCGGAATTGGTCGCTGCCTTCCGGAAACGCGGGGACGAGATCGTCGGCCATGGCTGGACCAACGCGGAGCGGCAGGGCATCCTGGACGAAGCCGCCGAGGCCACCCTGATCGCGGACAGCACGGCGGTCATCGCGCGGCACGAGGGCAGGGCTCCGGCGGGCTGGCTGGGACCCTGGATCTCCGAGAGCCACGTCACTCCCGACCTGCTGGCGGAGCAGGGCTACCGCTATGTGCTGGACTGGTGCATGGACGACCAGCCGGTCTGGATGAGCACCCGCGCCGGTCGGCTGCTGGCGGTCCCCTATCCCCAGGAGCTGAACGACATCCCGGCGATCGTCGGCCGCCGCATGGGAGCGCCGGAGTTCGCCGACATGATCGTGGACCAGTTCGACGAGATGCTGGAACAGTCGGAACAAGAGCCTCTGGTGATGGGTATCGCCCTGCACGCCTATCTGGTCGGCCAGCCCCACCGGCTGCGCCACCTGCGCCGGGCGCTGTCCCACATCGAGGCGCACCGCCACCGTATCTGGCTGACCACGGCCGGTGCCATCGCGGAACACTGCCGCGGCCTGCCGGAGGGAGTCGTTCCCTGA
- the hydA gene encoding dihydropyrimidinase yields the protein MDSFDLVIRGGTVVTASETSRCDVGIRNGRITALADRLPPGSREIDAGGRLVLPGGIDSHVHIDQPSGDETVMADDFLSGTRSAAAGGNTTVIPFALQHKGQSLRAAVSDYHARADGKCLIDYSFHLIVSDPDEQTLGQDLPALVNDGYTSFKVFMTYDDLKLNDREMLEVFDVARREGALVMVHAENYDAIRYMTERLERAGHTEPYFHGTSRPAPVEREATHRAITFAELVDVPIMIVHVSSGDAVEQIRWAQSRGLKIYGETCPQYLVLTAEDLRGLNMEGAKYVCSPPPRDPESQDACWQGLVNGTFATYSSDHCPFRYDSPAGKKRKGERTAFRWVPNGIPGVETRLPILFSEGVVKGKIDLQQFVALTSTNHARMYGLAGRKGTISVGADADIAIWDPELRRPICQENLHHGADYTPYEGMEITGWPTTVIVRGGIVVEEGAVVGQPGHGTFLKRDLSPFAKPRGRTWLPA from the coding sequence ATGGACAGCTTCGACCTGGTGATCCGCGGCGGCACGGTGGTCACCGCTTCCGAAACGTCGCGCTGCGACGTCGGCATCCGGAATGGCCGGATCACGGCCCTGGCCGACCGGCTGCCGCCCGGCAGCCGGGAGATCGACGCGGGTGGCCGGCTGGTGCTGCCGGGCGGGATTGACAGCCACGTTCATATCGACCAGCCCTCGGGCGACGAAACGGTGATGGCGGACGACTTCCTCAGCGGCACCCGCTCCGCCGCGGCCGGCGGCAACACGACGGTCATCCCCTTCGCCCTCCAGCACAAGGGGCAGAGCCTGCGGGCCGCCGTATCCGACTATCACGCCCGTGCCGACGGCAAGTGCCTGATCGACTACAGCTTCCACCTGATCGTCTCGGACCCCGACGAGCAGACGCTGGGCCAGGACCTGCCGGCCCTGGTCAACGACGGCTATACCTCGTTCAAGGTCTTCATGACCTATGACGACCTGAAACTGAACGACCGCGAGATGCTGGAGGTGTTCGACGTCGCCCGGCGCGAGGGCGCGCTGGTGATGGTCCATGCCGAGAACTACGACGCGATCCGCTACATGACCGAGCGGCTGGAGCGCGCCGGCCATACCGAACCCTATTTCCACGGCACCTCCCGTCCGGCCCCGGTCGAGCGCGAGGCGACCCACCGGGCCATCACTTTCGCCGAGCTGGTGGACGTGCCGATCATGATCGTCCACGTCTCGTCCGGCGACGCGGTCGAGCAGATCCGCTGGGCCCAGTCGCGCGGTCTGAAGATCTACGGCGAGACCTGCCCCCAGTACCTCGTGCTGACCGCGGAGGACCTGCGCGGCCTCAACATGGAGGGGGCGAAGTATGTCTGCAGCCCACCTCCCCGCGATCCGGAAAGCCAGGACGCCTGCTGGCAGGGACTGGTCAACGGCACCTTCGCGACGTACTCCTCCGACCACTGCCCGTTCCGCTACGACAGTCCGGCCGGCAAGAAGCGAAAGGGCGAGCGGACGGCATTCCGCTGGGTCCCCAACGGCATCCCCGGCGTCGAGACCCGGCTGCCCATCCTGTTCTCCGAAGGGGTGGTGAAGGGGAAGATCGACCTCCAGCAGTTCGTGGCCCTGACCTCAACCAACCACGCCCGGATGTACGGGCTGGCGGGGCGAAAGGGAACGATCTCGGTCGGAGCAGACGCCGACATCGCGATCTGGGACCCCGAACTGCGCCGCCCGATCTGCCAGGAGAACCTGCACCACGGGGCCGACTACACGCCCTATGAAGGGATGGAGATCACCGGCTGGCCGACGACCGTAATCGTCCGCGGCGGCATCGTGGTGGAGGAAGGTGCCGTGGTCGGCCAACCCGGCCACGGCACCTTCCTGAAGCGCGACCTGTCGCCCTTCGCCAAGCCCCGCGGCAGGACCTGGCTGCCCGCCTGA
- a CDS encoding cysteine desulfurase-like protein → MLPALDLDFVRSQFPALAGDWVFFDNAGGSQTLRGVADRISDYLLTSNVQLGASYDVSQRSGARVRDAHAVIAELIGASRPEEVVMGPSTTALMYTLAAALAEGIEPGDEIIVTDTDHEANIGPWLKLKDRGAVIKVWAVNPETLELDLADLDPLMTPRTRLVCFTHASNILGTINPVAEITRFVHERGARVVVDAVALAPHRAVEVTAWDVDFYVFSFYKVYGPHHAVLYGKYDQLLALPSLNHFFIGREVVPYKLQQGNVNYELSVGCTAIADYLAELGGRTGARTDRRGQILAAFDAIARQEEALAERLLSYLRGRNDISVIGHATADGAKRVPTISFVARGRQSDDIVTGVDRSNIGIRFGDFYARHLIDRLGLAPAKGVVRVSMVHYNTVDEVDRLIEALDGIL, encoded by the coding sequence ATGCTGCCCGCCCTCGATCTCGATTTCGTCCGCTCCCAATTCCCGGCGCTCGCCGGCGACTGGGTGTTCTTCGACAATGCCGGCGGCTCGCAGACGCTTCGCGGTGTCGCCGACCGGATTTCCGACTACCTGCTGACCAGCAACGTGCAGCTCGGCGCCAGCTACGACGTGTCGCAACGGTCCGGCGCGCGGGTCCGCGACGCCCACGCCGTGATCGCCGAGCTGATCGGCGCGTCGCGGCCGGAGGAGGTGGTGATGGGACCGTCCACCACGGCGCTGATGTACACACTGGCGGCGGCCCTGGCCGAGGGGATCGAGCCGGGCGACGAGATCATCGTCACCGATACCGACCATGAAGCCAACATCGGCCCCTGGCTGAAACTGAAGGACCGGGGCGCCGTCATCAAGGTCTGGGCGGTCAACCCCGAGACCCTGGAACTGGACCTCGCGGACCTCGACCCGCTCATGACCCCGCGCACCCGGCTGGTCTGCTTCACCCACGCCTCCAACATCCTCGGCACCATCAACCCGGTCGCCGAGATCACCCGCTTCGTCCACGAACGCGGTGCCCGCGTCGTGGTGGACGCCGTGGCGCTCGCGCCTCATCGAGCGGTGGAGGTGACGGCCTGGGACGTCGATTTCTACGTCTTCAGCTTCTACAAGGTGTACGGCCCGCACCACGCGGTGCTGTACGGCAAGTACGACCAGCTGCTGGCGCTGCCCAGCCTGAACCATTTCTTCATCGGCCGGGAAGTCGTGCCCTACAAGCTCCAGCAGGGCAACGTGAACTACGAACTGTCGGTCGGCTGCACCGCCATCGCCGATTATCTGGCCGAACTGGGTGGCCGAACCGGCGCCAGGACGGACCGGCGCGGCCAGATCCTGGCCGCCTTCGACGCGATCGCCCGGCAGGAAGAGGCGCTGGCAGAGCGCCTGCTCTCCTACCTGCGCGGCCGCAACGACATCAGCGTCATCGGCCATGCCACCGCCGACGGCGCCAAGCGGGTTCCGACCATCAGCTTCGTGGCCCGCGGGCGGCAATCGGACGATATCGTAACCGGAGTCGATCGCAGCAACATCGGCATCAGGTTCGGCGACTTCTATGCCCGCCACCTTATCGACCGGCTCGGCCTGGCCCCGGCCAAGGGCGTCGTCCGGGTCTCGATGGTCCACTACAACACCGTGGACGAAGTGGACCGCCTGATCGAAGCTCTCGACGGAATCCTGTAA
- a CDS encoding ureidoglycolate lyase: MTGILIPSRPLEPDGFRPFGDVVQAGLGTVSRVNDGRADRFDGVGRLERSMGDTAPAIAVYRIDASTLPHRIPRLERHPLSSQLFVPMNAARYLVVAVPSDGEGLPVPGRAAAFLAAGNQAINYRPGVWHCPLVALDRPADFIMVMGQAFDASADCEFFDLPEPLAVGPAP, encoded by the coding sequence GTGACCGGCATCCTGATCCCCTCCCGGCCGCTGGAGCCCGATGGGTTCCGCCCGTTCGGCGACGTGGTTCAGGCAGGGCTGGGCACCGTCAGCCGGGTCAACGATGGACGCGCCGACCGGTTCGACGGCGTCGGCCGGCTGGAGCGCAGCATGGGCGACACGGCCCCGGCCATCGCCGTCTACCGCATCGACGCCTCGACCCTCCCGCACCGGATCCCCCGGCTCGAGCGCCACCCCCTGAGCAGCCAGCTCTTCGTGCCGATGAACGCGGCGCGCTACCTCGTGGTCGCGGTGCCGTCCGATGGCGAGGGCCTGCCGGTCCCGGGACGGGCCGCTGCCTTCCTGGCCGCCGGGAACCAGGCGATCAACTACCGTCCCGGCGTCTGGCACTGCCCGCTCGTGGCGCTCGACCGGCCGGCCGACTTCATCATGGTCATGGGCCAGGCTTTCGACGCCTCCGCCGATTGTGAATTCTTCGACCTGCCCGAGCCGCTCGCGGTCGGGCCGGCCCCCTGA